The following proteins are encoded in a genomic region of Nitrospira sp.:
- the xseA gene encoding exodeoxyribonuclease VII large subunit, whose translation MTRLVRSTLESSFTEVWLEGEVSNLRAPASGHLYCTLKDESSQIRAVLFRTTATRLRFSLEDGLQVVARGRVTVYEPRGEYQIIVDYVEPKGRGALQLAFEQLRTRLAEEGLFDEVRKRPLPELPRTVGLVTSLSGAVIRDMLTVLHRRCPTLHIIIVPVQVQGEGSAEQVAAAIRLLSESGLVEVMIVGRGGGSLEDLWSFNEEVVVRAIAASRVPVVSAVGHETDVTLADFAADLRAPTPSAAAEAVAPVLAQIVSRLAELSARLQQVMGRRMEEERQRLRLATHQIGAVRIRVQEEIQRVDATVYEMSTAVRLVLQAGQARMVRANQGLMAGSPYARVRHGLAVIPQLAARLHQGTRGIVETHTQRVQSCAARLHALSPLATLGRGYSVLQHARTGDVIRGVGDVSVGEELQAKLIDGRLLCVVKAGVPDSLI comes from the coding sequence TTGACCCGCCTTGTTCGGTCCACGCTCGAATCCAGTTTTACCGAGGTGTGGCTGGAAGGGGAAGTGTCGAACCTCCGCGCTCCTGCCTCCGGTCACCTCTATTGCACGCTCAAAGACGAGTCAAGCCAGATTCGCGCCGTCCTCTTCAGGACGACTGCGACGCGGCTACGATTCTCGCTTGAGGATGGACTCCAGGTCGTCGCCCGTGGGCGAGTGACGGTGTACGAACCGCGCGGGGAATACCAGATCATTGTGGACTATGTCGAGCCCAAGGGACGCGGGGCCCTGCAGTTGGCCTTTGAACAACTAAGAACGCGGCTTGCGGAAGAGGGGTTGTTTGACGAGGTCCGCAAGCGGCCGCTTCCTGAGTTGCCTCGGACGGTGGGCCTGGTGACGTCACTGAGCGGTGCGGTAATTCGCGATATGTTGACGGTGTTGCATCGCCGTTGTCCTACGCTGCACATCATTATTGTTCCCGTCCAGGTGCAAGGTGAGGGTTCGGCCGAACAGGTTGCGGCCGCCATCCGGCTGCTCAGCGAGTCCGGCTTGGTAGAGGTGATGATCGTTGGGCGCGGAGGTGGTTCGCTTGAGGATCTCTGGAGCTTCAATGAGGAGGTCGTGGTGCGGGCGATTGCCGCATCGCGAGTTCCGGTCGTCTCCGCCGTCGGGCATGAAACAGATGTGACGCTGGCAGACTTTGCTGCTGACCTTCGCGCGCCGACACCATCGGCTGCTGCAGAAGCGGTGGCGCCTGTGTTGGCTCAAATTGTAAGCAGGTTGGCTGAATTGTCGGCTCGGCTTCAGCAAGTGATGGGTCGGCGGATGGAGGAAGAGCGTCAGCGGTTGCGATTGGCGACCCATCAAATTGGCGCGGTGCGTATTCGAGTGCAGGAAGAGATCCAGCGGGTTGATGCGACGGTATACGAGATGTCGACGGCAGTTCGTCTGGTGCTGCAGGCTGGGCAGGCTAGAATGGTTCGTGCTAACCAGGGACTAATGGCCGGGAGCCCGTACGCCCGTGTGCGTCATGGACTGGCCGTTATTCCGCAACTGGCGGCACGGCTCCATCAGGGTACTCGCGGAATCGTGGAGACTCATACGCAGCGGGTCCAATCGTGCGCCGCTCGCTTGCACGCACTGAGCCCCTTGGCGACATTGGGGCGAGGCTATAGCGTACTCCAGCATGCACGCACCGGTGATGTGATTCGGGGCGTGGGTGATGTAAGCGTTGGGGAAGAGCTGCAGGCGAAGCTGATCGATGGACGATTGCTGTGTGTCGTGAAAGCAGGAGTGCCGGATTCTCTGATTTAA
- the rny gene encoding ribonuclease Y has product MQRIGDLACFLHEGGAPISTSLVAYILCGLIGALIGAGLLEAVRRQLATAKRTEAEDQAKQITQNAQREAETLIKEAKLESKDLIFQAKTDLEKEQKVRFAELAVTEKRLVQREENLDRKLAAIEKREADTQKRDQEFARREEGLAKKEAACAKVEREHREALERVAGMTGDEAKKQLMVEMESQARLEAAGFAKRTLEEARENSEREAREIITSSIQRVVRDYVAESTISVVQIPNDAMKGRIIGREGRNIRAIEAATGIDLIIDETPEAVIISGFDPLRREIAKVSLERLMHDGRIHPTRIEEIVEKVKVDIDKLMYEEAEKIIFELGLSDFHPELIKVLGRLKYRTSYGQNNLYHAREAAYICGIMASELGLDVKLARRGALLHDIGKAVSHEEEGPHAMLGAEIAKKYGESAKIVNAIAGHHEQVEPICPESVLVAAAEALSAARPGARREALESYVKRLEKLEALATAYKGVQKAYAIQAGREIRVIVRQEDITDTESFQLSRDLAKKIEQELTYPGQIRVTVIRESRYVEYAK; this is encoded by the coding sequence TTGCAGAGAATAGGCGATCTGGCCTGTTTTCTCCATGAAGGGGGTGCTCCCATTTCTACCTCACTCGTTGCCTACATACTCTGTGGACTCATCGGGGCTCTGATCGGTGCCGGACTGCTTGAAGCGGTTCGTCGTCAGCTCGCTACAGCCAAACGAACGGAAGCGGAAGATCAAGCGAAGCAAATTACCCAAAACGCCCAGCGTGAGGCCGAAACGCTGATCAAGGAAGCCAAGCTCGAGTCGAAGGATCTGATCTTCCAAGCCAAGACCGATTTGGAGAAAGAGCAGAAGGTCCGGTTTGCTGAGTTAGCTGTGACGGAAAAACGGCTTGTTCAACGTGAAGAGAATTTGGATCGGAAGCTTGCGGCGATCGAGAAGCGAGAAGCGGACACGCAGAAGCGGGATCAAGAGTTTGCGCGGCGTGAAGAAGGACTCGCCAAGAAAGAAGCGGCCTGCGCCAAGGTTGAGCGTGAGCATCGCGAGGCGCTCGAACGAGTGGCCGGGATGACGGGTGATGAGGCCAAGAAGCAATTGATGGTTGAAATGGAAAGTCAGGCCCGCCTCGAGGCGGCCGGGTTTGCCAAGCGGACATTGGAAGAGGCGCGTGAGAATTCCGAACGGGAAGCCCGCGAGATTATTACCAGCTCGATTCAGCGCGTCGTGCGCGACTACGTGGCCGAATCCACGATCTCTGTGGTCCAGATTCCCAATGACGCGATGAAAGGCCGGATCATCGGTCGGGAAGGGCGGAATATCCGGGCGATCGAGGCGGCGACGGGCATCGATCTGATCATTGATGAAACGCCGGAAGCGGTGATCATCTCAGGGTTCGATCCGTTGCGGCGTGAAATCGCCAAAGTGTCGCTTGAGCGATTGATGCATGATGGACGGATCCATCCGACGCGTATCGAGGAAATTGTCGAAAAGGTGAAGGTTGATATCGATAAGTTGATGTACGAAGAAGCCGAAAAGATCATTTTTGAACTGGGCCTTTCTGATTTCCATCCAGAACTGATCAAAGTATTAGGGCGGTTGAAGTACCGGACGAGCTATGGGCAGAACAATCTGTATCATGCCCGTGAGGCCGCGTATATTTGCGGAATCATGGCGTCGGAGCTGGGGCTCGACGTGAAGTTGGCGCGTCGCGGGGCGTTGCTTCATGACATCGGCAAGGCGGTCAGTCATGAGGAGGAAGGGCCGCATGCGATGCTCGGCGCGGAGATCGCCAAGAAGTACGGTGAGTCTGCGAAGATCGTCAATGCGATCGCGGGCCACCATGAGCAGGTGGAGCCGATCTGTCCGGAGAGCGTGTTAGTCGCGGCTGCCGAAGCGCTATCTGCTGCGCGGCCCGGCGCACGACGCGAAGCGTTGGAGTCATACGTGAAGCGGCTGGAGAAGCTGGAGGCGCTTGCTACCGCGTATAAAGGCGTCCAAAAGGCGTACGCGATTCAGGCGGGGCGTGAAATTCGCGTGATTGTGCGGCAGGAAGATATTACTGACACGGAATCGTTCCAGTTGTCACGAGACTTGGCGAAGAAGATCGAGCAGGAGCTGACCTATCCCGGACAGATCCGGGTGACCGTGATTCGAGAGAGTCGGTATGTGGAGTATGCGAAGTGA
- a CDS encoding TIGR00282 family metallophosphoesterase, whose protein sequence is MKILYIGDIMGEPGRRAVGRMVPRVVSQRQVDVVIGNGENVAGGFGITPELAEELFEMGLSVITTGNHAWDKKEILEYFPREPRLLRPANYPAGVPGNGSYVVETPGGEKLAVLQLMGRAYMPTLDCPFQVAKREVAKLKREAAAVLVDMHAEATSEKMAMGHYLDGEVVAVVGTHTHVQTADEQILPKGTAYLTDIGMTGPLHGVIGVKKELAIEKFLTGMPKRFEVASGPTVFCAVLIEVDAQLGKAIAIERIRVID, encoded by the coding sequence GTGAAAATTCTCTACATCGGCGACATCATGGGAGAGCCGGGGCGCCGGGCCGTGGGGCGTATGGTGCCGCGCGTGGTCTCGCAGCGGCAGGTGGATGTCGTCATTGGGAACGGGGAAAATGTGGCCGGCGGGTTCGGAATTACCCCGGAACTGGCGGAAGAACTCTTCGAGATGGGCCTGTCCGTCATCACGACCGGAAATCATGCCTGGGACAAGAAGGAAATTCTCGAGTATTTCCCGCGTGAGCCGCGTCTCTTGCGTCCGGCCAACTATCCGGCCGGAGTGCCGGGCAACGGCAGTTACGTCGTTGAAACACCCGGGGGTGAAAAGTTGGCGGTGCTCCAGCTGATGGGGCGGGCCTATATGCCGACGCTCGATTGTCCATTCCAAGTGGCCAAGCGGGAAGTGGCGAAGCTGAAACGGGAAGCGGCAGCGGTGCTGGTCGACATGCATGCCGAGGCGACGTCGGAAAAGATGGCGATGGGACATTATCTCGACGGAGAGGTGGTGGCGGTGGTCGGTACGCACACACACGTGCAAACCGCCGACGAACAGATTCTGCCGAAGGGCACGGCCTATCTGACGGATATCGGCATGACCGGTCCCTTGCATGGTGTGATCGGAGTTAAAAAAGAGCTCGCCATTGAGAAGTTTCTCACCGGGATGCCGAAGCGATTTGAAGTTGCTTCCGGGCCCACTGTTTTTTGCGCAGTGCTGATCGAGGTGGATGCGCAACTCGGAAAGGCGATTGCGATCGAACGGATCCGAGTCATCGACTAA